A stretch of DNA from Calditrichota bacterium:
CATATTGGGATTTATACTCATCAGTACAACTTGGGTCATACTATGTTTACCTTGTAAATTTTTCGTTGTTATTATTTATATGGTTTATTTATAACCAAGGGCAATATATTCTCTCAGAATATTTAGCCTCTCTTATTGCAATCCATACTTTGATGATAGTTAATGAAATTTACCAGTTATATAATCATATGCATCTGTATGAAAATTACATTGAGGCACAATATTTTAATGCCGTAATAAACATTGGTTATATTTCAATTTGGATTATCCGTCTTCAATATCTATCAAGCCCGGAAAGCGAAAAAAACGAAAAGTACATTCAAAACTATGATTTATTAAAAGGCTTTGTCTCAAAACCGATTAACTCTTTTTGGCGAACTGTTCTAACCAAACTTGGCAAGCAAAGGTTGCTGGTTGGATCTGTGTTCCTTTTTCTAATAATCTGCATACCATCACTGTTCTTTGGTGAACTGGACTATTTAACCCGATTTAACATTATTCTGATGTTTCTATTTCTATTTGCCGTGATTATTTATGCCATTGTTTATACACAGCGAAAATGGTTTACACATATCGGTTTCTTAATAAAGCGTAAAGAAAAATAACGGATTGTTTTTATGGAAACTCGCTTATCTGATTTAATAGAAGATTTAAATGACGGTTTCTGTTCTATACGAATAGATGGTGATCTTATTTACGCCAACCAGAGTGCTAAGAAGTTGTTAAAAATTTCTGATGATTCTTCCATTAATATTTTTACAGATGTAATTAGAAATAAGGCATTAACCCAATCTATTAAAAGAGAAATTGAAAAAAGTAAAGGGTTAAAAGATATTGAATGTGATCTTTACGACTATGAAAACAAAAAATTCCCCGTTATCCTTACTGTAAATTCTATAAAAGATATTGATGATTCAATTGTTGGGATGGCTTTATTGTTTAAAGACATGTCGGCATTAAAGGAAATGCATAATCAGTTATTGCAAGCGCAAAAAATGGAAAGTATTGGTATGCTGGCTAGTGGGATTGCCCATGAGTTTAACAATCTACTTTCCGGCATATTGCCAAATGCTGAACTAATTAAAATGACAATTGAAGATGGTTCTGCAAACTTCTCGCGCGCTGATGCAATTCACAAATCAGCTCAAAGAGCCGGCAACATAGTTAAGCAACTATTAAGTTTTGCCAGGCACGACCACATTGATGATGATGTTTCACTGAACTTAAACAGAGCTGTTTCTGAAACCCTTGAAATAATGAGTAAGTTATTTGGAAAAGAAATAATTGTTAAAAATAAATTACCCATCAACCTGCCTCTAATAAAAATTGATCCTACGCGAATACAACAAATTATTATGAATTTAGCAATTAATGCGCGCGATGCTTTAGAAGGATCCGGAACAATTACCTTTTCAGCAAAACCTGTTACTATCGATATCCGTAATGGAAATGGGCTGTCGGCTGGCCAATATGTTATGCTGTCGGTTGAAGATAATGGCAAAGGTATTTCCAGAGAAAATATCGAAAAAATATTTGACCCATTTTTCACAACAAAAGAACCGGGGAAAGGAACCGGGCTCGGACTTTCAACAATTTATGGAATAATAAAAAATTTACAGGGTGATATAAAAGTGTTTTCTGATGAAAACAAAGGAACCCGGTTTGATCTGTATTTTCCGGAAAGCCATTCGAAAGAAACAAAAAATGAAAAAGTTGACGATATATCTACAAACAAAAAGAACAAAACTATCCTAATAGTTGATGATGAAAGGGTAATACGCGAAATGGCCAAAGACATGCTTTCATATATCGGCTATAAAACTATTTGTGAAAGTAGTGCTCTAAATGCTATTACTCGTTTCAAAAAAGAAAAGAATAAAATCGATTTAGTAATTATCGATCTAATCATGCCTAAAATGAACGGCGTTAATTGTTATCACGAAATAAGAAAAATCAGCAAAAATGTACCTGTAATAATTACTTCTGGAGTTGGTGAGGCGAATAAAAGATCTGATATGTTACAAATGGGCGCTGCAGAATATTTACAAAAACCTTACGATGTAAAAACATTTTCTGAAATATTTGATAAGATTTTTTCAGAAAACTAAGCAATATCTTCTAAAAAAAGGGCGCCATGAAATTAATCAGCACCCTTTTTTAGTTTTAATAATTTACTTATAAAATTCTTCTATTCCGTCTAAGATGTAATTCTTTTGTTCATCCGTCAGTTCAGGATAAACCGGAATTGCAATTGTAGAATCTGCTGCATTCTCAGCCACAGGAAAAGTTCCTTTTTCATATCCGAGATATGTGAAACATTCCTGGTTATTAAAAGTTACCGGATAGTAGATTTCACATCCCACATTCAATTCCCGTAAATGCTTTATTAAGCCATCACGGTTTTCACATTTTAGAATAAACTGATTGTAGATATGTCTATAACCATCGACAGAAAAAGGTGTGGTTATATACTTAGTAAGTCCTCTGTTTTCTATTTCCTGAATGTAATATTCTGCATTTTCTTGTCTCCCGGCTGTCCAGCTATCAAGATATTTTAATTTTATATCTAAAACGACCGCTTGCAATGAATCCAGTCTAAAATTACCACCGATAAGTTTATGATAATATTTTGGATACGCCCCATGGTTTTTCAGGTAATCCATTTTCTTAAACAATTCTTCATCCTTAGTTGTTACAAGTCCACCATCTCCAAATCCGCCCAAATTTTTACTTGGGAAAAAAGAAAAACAGCCAATATCTCCAAAAGTACCAGCGCGCTCACCTTTATCATTTTCAGATCCAATTGCCTGGGCAGCATCTTCAATAACATAAAGATTGTTTTTACGGGCAATATCCATAATAGCGTTCATATTTGCCAGCTGGCCATACAAATGGACCGGAATAATTACTTTGGTTTTTGGTGTTATTGCACTCTCAAGTTTTTGCGGATCGATGTTATATGTTTCCGGATCAATATCCACAAATACTGGTTTTGCCCCAATCCTTGAGACACATCCGGCTGTTGCAAAAAATGAATAAACCGGGACAATAACTTCATCACCGGGTTCAATATCCAACGCCATCAAAGCTAAAAGCAATGCATCTGTTCCTGAAGAAACACCCAGCGCAAATTTTGACTGACAATATTCTGCAATATTATTTTCGAACTCTTTTAAACGGGGTCCGCCAATAAAATATTGTGACTCCATAACCTCTTTAACTGCAGGTTCAATTTCCTTCCTCAAAGTATCGTATTGCGCTTTCAGGTCTAACAATGGAACATTATTAATAGTTGTTTTCATAAAACACAAACTCCATTCATTTTCTATTTAAAAGTAGCCTAATTTAAAACCCAGTCAAACAATATTCCATGATTTATTTATATTTTGGAATTAGCTATTGCATTTACAATTATGTTATTTATATTTGGATAGGTGTCTACCACTGAAAGGTTTATTATGATACGTTTAAGAATAGTTCTTTCTTTCATGCTTATTATCGCTTGGTCCTGTGAAAACAACAGTCCACTAAACAATGATTCACAAAAACCTGGTGATGTCTCCCTATCTATTGATATGACGCTTGCTCCGACAAAAGTTTCTGGACTAAAGGGTCTGCTTGAGCGTGATGGGTTTGAATCTATTTCGTTTGAATTTATAATTACAGATAACCAAGCCGTTGCAGAAGTTGAAAATATTGTTCATGGTGAATGGGAGCTGTCTGTCCATGCTGTTGATGAAGATGGAAATATTATTTACCAGGGATCAACCAAAGTAAATATTAATCCGGGTGAAGTGACTACAGTCCATTTGCACCTAGATACAACAACAGGAAATCTGAAAATTATTGTTACCTGGGGAGATTGGCCAACCAGGCCGGTAGCATATTATCCTTTTAACAGCAGCGCATCTGACAAAAGTGGAAACGAAAATCATGGTGAAGTGATTGGTGCAATATTGACGGAAGACCGTTTAGGAAAACCAAATAGTGCATACGCGTTTGATGGCTTTGACGACTATATCGATATAGGCAACAATCCTATTTTAAAACCTCAATTCCCAATAGCTGTTTCCACCTGGATAAATATTAAATCGTTTGAAGATCATAATCCAATTTTTACCAATAATTTTGACGACGGGGAATATTTTGGAATTTGGTTTTATGCTTTATCCACCAAACGAGTTTCACTAATGTTTGGGAATGGTGGCCCAGCAGGACCTTACAGCAGAAGAGGGTATTATACAAAAGATGAAGTATTAAAAACCAATGAGTGGATCCATGTAGTTGGTATTATGCGAAGCCCTGACGATATGGATATTTATATCGACGGCAATAAAGCAGAACTTATAGAATCTACCGGATTAAGTGATTCAACATCGCTGGTTTATAATAACAACCCTGCTTCAATAGGCAGAGGTGATGGCACCATCACTGTAGGTAATACTAACTATTTCCATGGTAAAATTGACGAATTGTATATTTTTAATACAACACTATCTCAAAACATGATTGATAAATTATTAAATTCAAATAATTAACAGGGGAAAAAATGTATAGACTTCTAATAAGTTTTATAACTGTTTTTTTTCTGGTTTCATGTGAGAATCAGAATCCAGTAGATAATGATTCATCAAACTCAAAAGGTGAGCTTTCTTTTTCAATTGATATGACCCAAGCCCCGAATGAAGTGGTTAAACTGCGAGGGGCATTATCCCGCTCAGATCACGATACAATATTTTTTGATTTTGAAATGAATGACAGTGCAGCTGTTGCAAAAGTTGACGATTTAATTGCCGGTATATGGCTCCTTTCAGTGGAGGCACTTAATGAAGAGAATCAGATAATTTACAATGGCAGCACTGAAGTATCTGTTCTATCTAGTCAAACAACTACAGTTTATCTACACCTTGAACCAACTACTGGAACCCTAAAGGTTATAGTAACATGGGGAGACAAAGATTTAAAACAACAAATTTTATTTGTCGGTCAGCATCATACTGCGCAAACAATATACGATGAATGGCGGGTTTTAAGTATGTACATTGATGGGACTGGATTTAAAGAAATTACTGCTGGCACATATCCTATATGGACGACAGATAGAAGTTTTTTTATTTTCAGGTACGATATAAATAGTATTGCCCGTTTCGATTTTGTAGCTAATAAAGCAGAAATAATCGGATCTACTCCAAATCATGTAAACTTCTTTCGATATATGGAGTCTACGAATCGGATAGTTTGTGACTACAAAAAAGATAATGGATACTGGGATATTGGTCATATGAATATTGATGGCTCCGATTTTCAAAAAATTGTTGAAGATGAGTCAACAAAAAAAAGACCTGTACCAAAACCGTTTTCCGATTGGATTTATTATTCTGGGAACATAACAGGAAATTTTCAAATATATAAGGTAAAAATCGATGGTACGATGAATGAACAAGTTACGTTTGGATTAACAAATGCATCTTTTCCTTCTTTTAATAAAGATGGTTCTAAACTTCTTTTCTCCGAGAAACTGGAAAATGAATATGCTTTAAAAATCATCGATTTAGATTCAAACTCAATTACAACGTTTGATTTTAGCAGCATCGGTGAAGCCATTTACCCAATATTTTCTGAAGATGACAATTATATCATCTATGTTCAAGTTGTGGGACCTACATATTTTGATCGCGAGGTTTTTCGAATGAAAAGTGATGGAACAGAAAAAACCCAAATCACCTTTACAGATCAGTTCAAAGATTACGTAAGACCAGTTAGCTGGTAATCTTTGTTATTTGTTAAAAAGCCTTTTAAGCTTCAAAAGAAATGAATTATATTTTGTTATTTTAAAATAGGGTGTTTGGATGGCTCCGAATGCCCTAAAGTTTTTCTCTATTGACTCATGCATGCTTCCTTCAAAATTAAATATTTTATCATGCTCAATTGCATATTTAATTCCCTTCCAAATTAACATTGATGCCGCACCACTTTTTCTAAAATCCGGATTACTTCCGCCTATTAGATAGTAAATCATATTATTATCCCAAATTAAATATACACCTGCATGAATAAAACCTTTAGTATCCTTTGCCAACAAAACCATTTTACTTTTGTGTTGATCAAGTATATCGTCGAGTTTTTTTAGAAATGAATAACTATATGGGGTGGGCATATTTTGGCGTTTGAAAGTTTGTATGATTAGATTGTAGAAATCATCAATGTCATCTGGAACATAAATTTTTAAAAGCTTTGAGGCTTTATTAATTTCCCATCTTGTTTTATCTTGAAATTCTTTAAACACATCTTCCTTTTTAGCTGTGTCAATAGTATATGTATACCGTGTAGTTTGCTGAAATTTTTTCCAATAAAAAGGCAACCAATTTTTAAATGACGGATAAAAACTTTGATTATATTTGTCAAATTTTGGGAGTTGCTTAATCAGTTCAATATATGTTTTCTTTTCATAGCTCAAACGCTTTGTATAGTTCTGATTTGGTTGAAAAACAACCCAAGGACCGAGGTAAGGAGTTAATTTGGGCATCCCGATGAAAGTAAACAAGCCCTTCTTTTTTAGCATATATGGCATTGCTGCAATTACTTTTCCACCTTTTTCCACAAGAACACAATCCCATTTATTATTTTCACAAACCGCATCCAACCACCATGGATTCATAAAAATTGGGACCTCATTTTCCAGACAAAATTTTTGATAACGTTCCTTTTTAGTTGCCATAATTTACCCAGTCCAATTTGCCAATTTCCTCATTTAGCCTGGAGGAAAGTTCAGTAACTTCTGTACTTTTCCTCGGTTCAATTTCCATTTGTTTGTAATCAGTTTTAAAATTTACAGCCCCCAAAGTTTCCTTTATATTTATGACTGTTTTCTTAAACCCGTCTGATAAACACTCATCATATTGTAAAAATGAAATGTTCTTTTCAGGAAACAAAGATAAATCTTCCATAATTTGCTTTTCAATATAATAAATCTGTTTTACTACAAGCTCCGGTTCATCTAGGGCAAGTAGATCTTTGTAGTTTTTTGGCTTTACAGACCACCACTCCCCTTTTTTAACTGCCAAAGATTGGCGTGCCTTATAAATTGATTTCGCATTATCCAAAGGATTCCGTTTTAAAAAAACAATTTTTGCCTGTGGATATAATTTTGCTACTATTTTTAACCTTTGGCTTAAAACAAGATTTTTAATTATCAATGGCTTTCGATATTTAGCCATCAAAGGATCCAAATTATTTTTAATTTTTTCTGATTTTAGCGTTTCAATCTCTTCATTTGTAAGAAAATGATCTTTCCCTGGCAACATCCTCCTCCAAAATGGACCAGCTTCACTTGGCGCATGTAAGCCCCAATCCATTGTACTTCCATGAATAGAACGATAGCAGTTATGAGGTCCGCTTTTAAATTTTTTATTGCTAAGCCACATACCAAAAAGAAGGTTTCTATTAAAAAGGTGTGCCAGATTATCAAAGTACAGAACATCCAAATAGTTTGTTAAAACCTGATACAAAATTGTAGAACCACTTCTTGGAACTCCAACTATAAACAGTATCTTTTTTTCATCATTAATAATAGGTTTGGATAAAAAATAGTCCGCACCTTTTAATGCAAAAGCTGAATATTTTGCAATTTTTGATAATAAATCAATCTTAAAGTTTTTCATTTTTCCAAAAATTTTATAAAACGGACTAAATTTAACTTGTGGATTGTCCGTCGATCTGGTTTAGTAAAATCACTAAAATATAGACTTAATTTTAACATTCTAATCAACTCAAGCAGACAATACCTTTTAAACTTAATATCCCTCATCCAGTAAAGCTTAGGGACTTTTTTTATATTAATTTTAATATCAGGGAAAAGTGTTTCAATATACTTTCTATATAAGGATTGATTCTGTCTGTACTTTTTGGGCAATGCCAAAAAAAACTCAGCTAACTCTTTATCCCATAAAGGCAGGTGCCACTTTAAATCAAAAAATTCATAGGCGCGAATTGAGTTAACTAGAAATTTCGCCATTCGCTCTTTCCATATCCAATTTTCATAAACAGTACCATAATCTATTCTTTTCGATTTTGGTATTAAAGATAGAATCTTATTTTTAAATACATTTTTCTCTTCCTTTGTAAGTTTAAAAATTGAATATTGAAGTCTGATTATTTCATCAGCCATATCTTCTGGAGCTGGATTTTGCTTATTTGTAATGATGTTTTCCAAATGGCGGCCGGATATAAAGTCCCCACAATGCCCAGATATAACTACACTGTTTTGCGGAATTTTATTTTCCTCCAATAGGTAGTTTAGTGCCTGAAAATCCTGGATATGTGGAATCGAAACATAGTTGAATGCATAGCTATCATAGTCTTTTGATAGCTGTGATTGATATAACTGACGACTACCCTTTGAATAATTAACAAAATGAATTGGAAAGCCAAGTTTTCCTGCAATATAATGGGCTTTTATAACATCATCATCGTTTTTTGCGCCATAAGTAAAACAAATAACATCTTTGATTCCCATAATCTTACACATAAAAGCAAGGATGCGAGAATCATATCCACCACTTAAGGAGATAACGATTGTTTTGTCAGCATAAAGTGTTTGCAGACGAGTAAATGTATTAACAAAAACAGAATTAAGTTTTTTTAAGTATTCCCCTTCGCTAAACTCCTCTTCGGTCATGTGAATATGATCATAATAAACTTTGCGCTGAATCCTCTCCGAATTGATTATGGTAATTTCTCCAGCCTGTGCCTGATACAATCCATTAATTAACGTATCTTTATCTGTTACATAACCTGTCGAGAAAAACTCTCGAGAAGCTGATTTATTTATTTGATATTCTTTAAAGTTAGATACTAAATTTTCCGCCATATCGGAAACTACATTCAACTCCGGCGAATAAAAAAGAGGAAATGAACGAATGTGATCCACAGCTACTAATGTTTCCTTTTCCAGTTTTAAGACAATCGCAAAAAAGCCGTTACACTCGCAAACCTTTCGATGAAAATCTTCGCTCGATTCTGTATCCTCAAAATAGGAAACCCACGCATCATTTATAATAAGCTCATTCCCAACAAAGGCATATCCCTTAGCATGCAGATTTTCTGAATGAAACCAATCAAAACCCTTGTTATTTTTAAGTTCAATTTTCATTTAATTTTTTTCTTGTTAGGAAGTAAACAATTATTATAAATATGATATTAAATATTACACCAATACCACTAAAAAGAAGGAGTGATATATAGGCATCATTAAAAATGGCATATCCAATGTACAAACCCACAAACCGAAAAATTACCAGGAAAAAATTATAAATAAGCAGGAAATGTTGTTTGTTTAATATTGCAGGTATTGTGTTCATTGGTGTATTAATAAATAACATGAACAACCATGGCAATATTATTTGGATATATTCTCCGGAGGTTGTCCAATTTTCACCAAAAACAATTGTAAATAATGGCGGGATTAGAAAAAAGAGTGCGAGAAATGGTGCAATAACAATTTTAATAAGGCTCAGATAGCTTTTTCTAATAATTGGCCATAGGCGTTTATTTTCATTGTGAAATTCTGTTATCTTTTGAAAATAGACATCTTTGATTGACTGGCTGACGAGATTTAATGGCATTATAATCAACCGATACCCAAAAGCATAGAAACCGGCAATAACCGTATCATAGAATGACAATAACAAAAATACGGGCAACTGAACTGAGAGAGTATTTAAAAACCCGTTTGCTACGCTAAAGTAAGGAAAGAACTTATATCTTCTTAGTAAAACTCTTATACGTTTGAAGTTATAATTTTCACGTTTAAGAAGCTCCCTAAATTGCTTGATGGTAAAGTAAGAAAAATTTTGCAACAGCCCACTAATCTTACCTCCTATTAAACCAAGGCTGCCCGGATTCCAAAGCAAACCAGCAGTAAGTGTAACGGTAGATGCCATTAATGTTTGGTACACTTTGCTTTTAGCAACTATTTTGAAATTCTTCTTCCGGTTTTGAAAATAGATACTACTCTGAATAAAGTTCTTTAAAAAAATAGAGATCGAAACGAGGTATAGCCAATAAGCAGATCCTGATAAATTAAAAATTTCAAGAATCTGATTGTAAAACAGTGAGATGATTATTAAGACAATCATCGAAAATATAAATGATAATGAAACCGTTGAAACAACTAATTGCCTGGCCTGTTGCTCCCTTTTTGGTAACATAATAGCTACATCATAACGTAAACAGGCTATAATAGTTAAAACCGTATAGGTACTTACAAACAGGGACTGCTCGCCAAAATCTGCCGGGAGATAAATGCGCGATAAAATGGGGCTGATTAAAAGCGGAATGGCCTGTGCAAGGGTGGAGCCGGAAAAAAGAACGGCCACATTCCTAAAAAATTCTGTTTTTGTAAATTTTTTTATTTGTGAAATATTCATTGATTTTTCAATTAAGAAATATGTTTGCTGGTAAAACTGAAAAGGGATCTGATCCTTTTATATCCTGCAAAATTTCTTCATAAAGTTTTGTGAGTCCCGGATAAATTGTCTCATCAAAAAAACTATTATGCCATAGAAGTACAAATAATCCATTATATTTTTTGCAGGTCGCAATCATTTCTTTAAATGCGTTTTGGACCTGCTGATTTGATAATCCTAAGTATTGAAAAAAAGAGACGTCCATTGCATTCAAGGGTAGTTCCCAAATATTCATCATGCGATCATTTTCCAAATCATATGGATGGAAGGGAAGACAATATGAGTTACGCCAACCATAACTTTCTGCAAAACCCCAACTGCTGTCATACTTAACATCCAGTTTCTCAAGAATTTGCAATGTTTCAGGATATTTAAAACTTAACCAATGTTGGCGTGAGGCCAAAATTTCTGCACCACTCAATTCTTTAACCTGGTCTAAATTTTCCTGCATAATACCTTTATTGTCTCTGGAGTTAAATGTGCCGTGCAGAGCAATTTCGTCGCCGTTTTTTTGAAATAATCTTGCTAATTTCTGAATTCTTGGTTCATCAAAAGAATAATATGCATCGATCTGTTTATGACCTTGTGGTAAAAAAAACCAGATCGAATTAAATCCCAGTCTTTTTTCCAGTGACTTCATCCAATCAAAATTCCAATAGGGATTCTCTCCTGATTTAAATTTTGATAAAGCCTCAAGAAGATAACTCCAGTATTTAGTAAATCCGCTACGAATTAGCATTTTTAAGCGACGTTTTATTTCCATAAATGTCCACTTATCAACACGGTCAACGTCGTGGGTTAGCAAAAGTCCAAACTTATTCTCTGGCCAGAATGATTTCTTTTTAAAACTAATTTTATGACGCTCACAAAATTCATGAACCGCATTTATAATTATTTCAAAATAAACATTTACCAACGGATTGGCGGCAATGTTTAACTCTTTTTGGATGCTTTCACTATAAGTAAACCGGCCAAGATGATCTCCTTTATATGGTAAAAACTCTTGATAGCCCGATAACAAATAAAATGCTGATTTCAACAGATCATGCTTAAAAATCAGATTTCCATTAGTGTCAAAAGTATAAAATACTTTTTCATCAGAAATTGGAAATAAAACGGCTGTTTCCTCGATAAAAAAAGTTTTTGCTATCGGCTGATCTGAGAGCGGGAAAACAATCAATGGACCATTATTCTTTTTAGGCACATCCTCAAAACAAAGAAAGTTAGTAAAACTCTCAACCTCAAAATGATGCTGCAAATGAAAAAGAACATAATCTATTTTATTTTGATTTAATCGTTCCTTCATGACGCCACCAATCGTGCATAGGCTTCGATCATATCTTTTACAGTCTGATCCCAAAAAATATTTTGAGTTTCGATAAGTTGCTTGCTTTTTTGCTCAATGGATTTTGAATTCTGCCCATAATTTTCCGCCAAGCCAATAAGGCAATCCGCAAATGCATTTTTATCTTCGCTGTCAATGGCAAAACCAATTTGGTTATCAACAACAAAATCATGCATCATTTTTGCCTGGCTTGTAATGATTGGTTTGTGCATTGCCAGGTACTGATAAATTTTGGTGGCGATTGTTTTGTTGATTTCATCGCGAGTGGCATGTGGTGTAAAAACGCACACTTTCGCAGCAGCGATATAGGATGGCAATTGTTCAACATCCAACCAACCGATATATTCCAGCAGGTGCTCAACCCCTTTTTCTTTGGCTATATCGATCGCGTTAAACCTATTGCTAAACCTTCCGGCTACTAAAAATTTTATATTCGGGATATGTTTTTCCAATTTTGATAATGCATCAATTACAACATCAAGGCCCCGCAAAATATCCATTGCCCCGGCATAAAAAATCACAAAATCATTTTTATACTTTTCAACAATTGCGGGATCAACGTTTTCCTTCCTAAAAATTGTTCGGGTCGGCGTGTTTGGGACAGTGATTAATTTTTGAGGATCGATTCCTACTTCTGTTATATAGTTTTCTTTAAGCGGATCGGTAACGGTTATTACAAGGTCAGCTTTTTTCAAGTTTTGTTTTTCGTACTTTTTCCAATTGCCAAGTGCCTTAATTATTTTCCCGGGAATGGAATTATAATGCGCTGTCTTTACAATCCAATCGCTCCAATATTCATGTTGATCACAAACAACCTTGCAACCGTATTTTAGCGCCATCTGATGAACTATATCGGTCATGGGTAAGTCATGAATATGAATTATGTCAAGATTGTTATCCTTAACAAAATTTTCAATATGCTGTTTCCAGACATATTTATAAATTGGAAACGCAAGATAAGTTGGGCTTAATTTTTTGTATAATGTCCGGTTTATTGGAAAACGAGTAATTTTAATACCTTTGTAGTTTTCTTTTGTAGGTCGGTCCTGCCAGGTGAAACACAACATGTGGACTTCATAACCCTCTGCTATCAAGCTAAGCGCTTCTTTTTCCGGGCGGTCGTCAGGGGGAAAATCCCGCTCGAGGATCATACCAACTTTTACTTTATCTTTATTCATTTTTATCAAAAAGAGTTAATACCGGTTCATTTTCAAAGTTTTGTTTAAGCTTGTCATATTCTTCCGGGTTCAATACTAAAACATTAATTTTTCTGCTGATCAGCTTTTCCGTTTTTTTCTGCACCCGCTCTAACTCTTTCGTATTCAGACTTCGTCCAATCAAGATCAAATCTATTAAACCACTGTCTTTGCCAACAGCATAATCCCCACGGATAAAAGCCAGATCAATCTTCCCAAGCTTGTTAATAATATTGCTGATAACTTTATCAATTCCGGTAGATTTAAGTACAATACTGCGGATTTCTTCAAATAGCGGATGAGTTATATTGGCGTTATAAATTTTATTTCGGCCTTCGCTTTTAGAGCTGAGGATTTGTGCTTCTGTCAATTTATTAAGCTCTACGCGAATGCTGTTGGTCGACTCGCCAAACTCGTTTGCAAGCTGACGCAGATAACCCTTAGTTTTGGGATTAAGAAAAAACTTAAGTAAAATCCGGATGCGTGTACGAGAAGTTATGAGTGTATTTAACATTTTGGGTTTTGAGTAATTATTTTACTCAAAATAAGAACAGATTTGATGAAGGTCAATAATACTTTGGCTTAGCCTAACCTAAGGATTCAACAAATGTGAGATAAGATTTATAACGCATTTCAGCTATTTCTCCACTTTCAACAGCATTCTTTACAGCACACTTGTGTTCTGTTAAATGCAGGCAATCATTAAATTTGCATTCTTCTGCAAAGTCATTAAATTCCGAAAAATAGAAACGCGCCTCATCTTTGTGGATGTCAATAAAGTCCACTTTTTTCATTCC
This window harbors:
- a CDS encoding DUF5050 domain-containing protein — encoded protein: MYRLLISFITVFFLVSCENQNPVDNDSSNSKGELSFSIDMTQAPNEVVKLRGALSRSDHDTIFFDFEMNDSAAVAKVDDLIAGIWLLSVEALNEENQIIYNGSTEVSVLSSQTTTVYLHLEPTTGTLKVIVTWGDKDLKQQILFVGQHHTAQTIYDEWRVLSMYIDGTGFKEITAGTYPIWTTDRSFFIFRYDINSIARFDFVANKAEIIGSTPNHVNFFRYMESTNRIVCDYKKDNGYWDIGHMNIDGSDFQKIVEDESTKKRPVPKPFSDWIYYSGNITGNFQIYKVKIDGTMNEQVTFGLTNASFPSFNKDGSKLLFSEKLENEYALKIIDLDSNSITTFDFSSIGEAIYPIFSEDDNYIIYVQVVGPTYFDREVFRMKSDGTEKTQITFTDQFKDYVRPVSW
- a CDS encoding response regulator, which produces METRLSDLIEDLNDGFCSIRIDGDLIYANQSAKKLLKISDDSSINIFTDVIRNKALTQSIKREIEKSKGLKDIECDLYDYENKKFPVILTVNSIKDIDDSIVGMALLFKDMSALKEMHNQLLQAQKMESIGMLASGIAHEFNNLLSGILPNAELIKMTIEDGSANFSRADAIHKSAQRAGNIVKQLLSFARHDHIDDDVSLNLNRAVSETLEIMSKLFGKEIIVKNKLPINLPLIKIDPTRIQQIIMNLAINARDALEGSGTITFSAKPVTIDIRNGNGLSAGQYVMLSVEDNGKGISRENIEKIFDPFFTTKEPGKGTGLGLSTIYGIIKNLQGDIKVFSDENKGTRFDLYFPESHSKETKNEKVDDISTNKKNKTILIVDDERVIREMAKDMLSYIGYKTICESSALNAITRFKKEKNKIDLVIIDLIMPKMNGVNCYHEIRKISKNVPVIITSGVGEANKRSDMLQMGAAEYLQKPYDVKTFSEIFDKIFSEN
- a CDS encoding DegT/DnrJ/EryC1/StrS family aminotransferase, whose translation is MKTTINNVPLLDLKAQYDTLRKEIEPAVKEVMESQYFIGGPRLKEFENNIAEYCQSKFALGVSSGTDALLLALMALDIEPGDEVIVPVYSFFATAGCVSRIGAKPVFVDIDPETYNIDPQKLESAITPKTKVIIPVHLYGQLANMNAIMDIARKNNLYVIEDAAQAIGSENDKGERAGTFGDIGCFSFFPSKNLGGFGDGGLVTTKDEELFKKMDYLKNHGAYPKYYHKLIGGNFRLDSLQAVVLDIKLKYLDSWTAGRQENAEYYIQEIENRGLTKYITTPFSVDGYRHIYNQFILKCENRDGLIKHLRELNVGCEIYYPVTFNNQECFTYLGYEKGTFPVAENAADSTIAIPVYPELTDEQKNYILDGIEEFYK
- a CDS encoding GNAT family N-acetyltransferase gives rise to the protein MATKKERYQKFCLENEVPIFMNPWWLDAVCENNKWDCVLVEKGGKVIAAMPYMLKKKGLFTFIGMPKLTPYLGPWVVFQPNQNYTKRLSYEKKTYIELIKQLPKFDKYNQSFYPSFKNWLPFYWKKFQQTTRYTYTIDTAKKEDVFKEFQDKTRWEINKASKLLKIYVPDDIDDFYNLIIQTFKRQNMPTPYSYSFLKKLDDILDQHKSKMVLLAKDTKGFIHAGVYLIWDNNMIYYLIGGSNPDFRKSGAASMLIWKGIKYAIEHDKIFNFEGSMHESIEKNFRAFGAIQTPYFKITKYNSFLLKLKRLFNK
- a CDS encoding LamG domain-containing protein; this translates as MIRLRIVLSFMLIIAWSCENNSPLNNDSQKPGDVSLSIDMTLAPTKVSGLKGLLERDGFESISFEFIITDNQAVAEVENIVHGEWELSVHAVDEDGNIIYQGSTKVNINPGEVTTVHLHLDTTTGNLKIIVTWGDWPTRPVAYYPFNSSASDKSGNENHGEVIGAILTEDRLGKPNSAYAFDGFDDYIDIGNNPILKPQFPIAVSTWINIKSFEDHNPIFTNNFDDGEYFGIWFYALSTKRVSLMFGNGGPAGPYSRRGYYTKDEVLKTNEWIHVVGIMRSPDDMDIYIDGNKAELIESTGLSDSTSLVYNNNPASIGRGDGTITVGNTNYFHGKIDELYIFNTTLSQNMIDKLLNSNN